In Dehalogenimonas etheniformans, one genomic interval encodes:
- the rpmF gene encoding 50S ribosomal protein L32: MPLPKRKTTKARQGDRRSHLHLVAQELIECPQCHQPKLPHVACPSCGTYDGRAVLDVETKVKKKAEKAAKAEKTAKGETAKTEVKAVKPEKVKKEKPAKAEKPEKEKKAKTEIAEKSTKAEKAAEAAEKPAKVKKEKKKEA, translated from the coding sequence ATGCCTTTACCCAAACGGAAAACTACCAAAGCGCGCCAGGGCGATCGCCGCAGTCACCTTCACTTGGTGGCCCAGGAACTGATCGAGTGCCCGCAGTGTCACCAGCCTAAACTGCCCCACGTCGCTTGCCCTTCCTGCGGTACCTATGATGGGCGCGCTGTGCTGGACGTTGAAACCAAGGTAAAAAAGAAAGCCGAGAAGGCCGCCAAAGCCGAAAAAACGGCCAAGGGCGAAACCGCCAAGACCGAAGTAAAAGCCGTTAAACCCGAGAAGGTCAAGAAGGAAAAACCGGCTAAGGCGGAAAAGCCTGAAAAAGAGAAGAAAGCTAAAACTGAAATAGCCGAGAAATCCACTAAGGCGGAAAAAGCCGCCGAGGCCGCCGAAAAACCGGCTAAAGTGAAGAAGGAAAAGAAGAAAGAGGCTTAG
- a CDS encoding YceD family protein produces MLSFNVAQLEKGPIGSTRDYQIDDPLTVDGQGINVKGSVKFTRTNRSVLVGANLKTALPLECCRCLNEYECPLEVHFEEEFFPTLDVVSGLPLDVEDAEESFIIDEHHVLDLTEAIRQYVILAQPMKPLCRVDCPGIQTKE; encoded by the coding sequence GTGCTGAGTTTTAATGTTGCCCAACTCGAAAAGGGGCCGATCGGCTCCACTCGTGATTACCAGATCGATGACCCTCTCACCGTGGATGGACAGGGTATCAACGTTAAGGGTTCGGTCAAATTCACCCGGACCAATCGCTCGGTGCTTGTTGGGGCTAATTTGAAGACCGCCCTGCCTCTGGAGTGCTGCCGTTGTCTCAACGAATACGAGTGCCCCCTTGAGGTCCATTTCGAGGAAGAGTTTTTCCCCACACTCGATGTGGTCAGCGGCTTGCCGTTGGACGTTGAAGATGCCGAGGAAAGCTTTATTATTGATGAGCATCACGTGTTGGACCTCACCGAGGCCATCCGCCAATACGTCATTTTGGCCCAACCGATGAAGCCCCTTTGCCGGGTCGATTGCCCGGGTATCCAAACAAAAGAGTAA
- the acpP gene encoding acyl carrier protein, giving the protein MATVFERVKKIAVEQLSVEDKDVTLESKFTDDLGADSLDLVELIMALEEEFSTPEAKIEIPDEEAEKLLTVKDVVEYVKAKGIKDA; this is encoded by the coding sequence GTGGCCACAGTTTTCGAACGGGTTAAAAAGATCGCTGTTGAGCAGCTGAGCGTTGAGGACAAGGACGTCACCCTGGAATCCAAGTTCACCGACGATCTCGGCGCCGATTCCCTGGATCTCGTCGAGCTCATCATGGCTCTTGAAGAAGAATTCTCTACACCTGAAGCCAAGATCGAGATCCCGGACGAGGAAGCCGAGAAGCTGTTGACCGTCAAGGACGTCGTTGAATACGTCAAGGCAAAAGGCATAAAGGACGCCTAG
- the fabG gene encoding 3-oxoacyl-ACP reductase FabG gives MKRLEGKVAVITGAGRGIGAAIARRFADEGASVVLNSLSDSAMKVAEEINSAGGKAVFVQGDVSKPGDVNKVIDGAAANFGRLDILVNNAGITRDNLLMRMSEDDWDAVMDTNLKSVYLCTRAVIRPMLKSKSGGRIINLSSVIGLSGNAGQANYAASKAGIIGFTKSLAKELASRLITVNAIAPGFIVTDMTSVMSQEAKDALIKRIPLGTLGSAEDVASAAAFLASDEAMYITGQTLTVDGGMTL, from the coding sequence CTGAAAAGGCTCGAAGGCAAGGTTGCTGTAATCACCGGAGCGGGGCGGGGCATCGGTGCCGCCATTGCCCGGCGCTTCGCGGATGAAGGAGCCTCGGTCGTCCTTAACAGTCTCTCGGATAGCGCCATGAAGGTTGCAGAAGAGATCAACAGCGCTGGCGGCAAGGCTGTTTTCGTACAAGGGGATGTTTCCAAGCCTGGCGATGTGAATAAAGTCATCGACGGCGCGGCCGCCAATTTTGGACGTCTGGATATCCTGGTCAACAATGCCGGCATCACCCGGGACAACCTCCTGATGCGCATGAGCGAAGACGACTGGGACGCGGTGATGGATACCAATCTGAAGAGCGTCTACTTATGTACCAGGGCGGTAATACGCCCCATGCTTAAAAGCAAGAGCGGTGGAAGAATTATAAACCTATCGAGCGTCATCGGTCTTTCGGGCAACGCCGGACAGGCCAACTATGCCGCTTCAAAGGCTGGCATTATAGGTTTCACCAAATCTCTTGCCAAAGAACTGGCTTCGCGACTGATAACTGTCAATGCCATCGCGCCCGGATTCATCGTGACCGATATGACCTCGGTTATGAGCCAGGAAGCCAAAGACGCTTTAATCAAGCGAATCCCGTTGGGTACGCTGGGATCTGCTGAAGATGTGGCGTCTGCGGCCGCCTTTCTGGCTTCGGACGAGGCAATGTATATTACCGGGCAAACCCTGACCGTAGACGGCGGTATGACCCTCTAG
- the xerD gene encoding site-specific tyrosine recombinase XerD: protein MKTDIENFLNYLMVEKGFSGNTKEAYHNDLCQLADFAGHCFSHRGAQNLWDNFNRQDMLSYLLDLKDRKYAVTTVVRKLAAAKSFFGFMIEEKRVRQNPTDNIESPKVGKPLPGAISVGQVKLLLEQPVKLSAPEAKRDRAMLELLYASGMRVSELINLNVEDVDCDEGQVRCFGKGQKERIVPIYPQAARATGEYINEVRHRLQRDDSEKALFLNRRGERLTRQGLWQILKEYAKAAGLADEVTPHTLRHSFATHMLNGGADLRSVQELLGHANISTTQIYTHLTSDHIRRAYDSAHPRAKK, encoded by the coding sequence TTGAAAACTGACATCGAGAATTTTCTGAACTACCTGATGGTCGAAAAGGGCTTTTCCGGGAACACCAAAGAAGCCTACCATAATGACCTCTGCCAGCTTGCCGACTTTGCGGGCCACTGTTTCTCCCACCGCGGCGCCCAGAACCTGTGGGACAATTTCAACCGGCAAGACATGTTGTCCTACCTGTTGGATCTCAAGGATAGGAAATACGCCGTCACCACCGTCGTAAGGAAATTGGCGGCGGCCAAGAGTTTCTTCGGCTTCATGATCGAGGAAAAGAGAGTCCGCCAGAACCCGACGGACAACATCGAATCGCCCAAGGTAGGAAAACCCCTCCCCGGAGCGATTTCCGTGGGCCAGGTAAAACTGCTACTCGAACAGCCGGTCAAGCTATCAGCACCCGAGGCTAAGCGAGACCGGGCGATGCTGGAACTCCTCTACGCCAGCGGTATGCGCGTGTCTGAACTGATCAACCTTAATGTCGAAGACGTCGATTGCGACGAAGGCCAGGTGCGGTGTTTCGGCAAAGGTCAGAAAGAACGAATAGTGCCGATCTATCCCCAGGCGGCAAGGGCGACCGGCGAATATATCAATGAAGTGCGCCACCGGTTGCAGCGCGACGATTCAGAAAAGGCGTTATTCCTTAACCGCCGGGGCGAGCGCCTGACACGGCAGGGCTTGTGGCAGATACTCAAGGAGTACGCCAAAGCGGCGGGCTTAGCCGACGAGGTAACGCCCCACACCTTGCGCCACAGCTTTGCAACCCACATGCTTAACGGCGGCGCCGACCTAAGGTCAGTCCAGGAACTGCTGGGTCACGCCAATATTTCGACGACACAAATCTACACTCATCTGACCTCGGACCACATCCGACGGGCTTACGACAGCGCGCATCCCAGAGCCAAGAAGTAG
- the fabD gene encoding ACP S-malonyltransferase, with the protein MDKPRLAFVFPGQGAQAPGMGQDVYEEYDAAKAVFKAADERLGFSISELCFEGPEDKLKETAIAQPAIVTTSLAYLAALRDMEVLPEPEFVAGHSLGEYTALAAAGVLDVADTVQLAALRGRMMHLAAIQSPGSMAAVLGMDEATLKQVASEAGVYIANYNSPGQVVISGDKDKMAAASDALIAKGAKVVPLAVSGAFHTPLMVPAADGLAKVIERLQFKDAAIPIIANTTGEPITSADDIKAELLKQLTTSVYWQKSIEFMIQAGITTFIEIGPGKVLSGLIRRINRDVKTINISEAQSIKNLQATTWT; encoded by the coding sequence GTGGATAAACCCAGGCTGGCTTTCGTCTTCCCCGGCCAGGGCGCCCAGGCGCCCGGCATGGGTCAGGATGTCTACGAAGAATATGATGCGGCTAAAGCGGTGTTCAAAGCCGCCGATGAGCGCCTCGGCTTTTCCATTTCCGAACTTTGTTTCGAAGGCCCGGAAGATAAACTCAAAGAGACCGCCATCGCCCAGCCTGCCATTGTCACCACCAGCTTGGCCTATTTGGCTGCCCTTCGCGATATGGAAGTGTTGCCCGAGCCGGAATTTGTCGCCGGCCACTCGCTGGGCGAATATACCGCTCTTGCCGCCGCCGGCGTCCTTGATGTCGCCGATACCGTTCAACTGGCAGCCCTCAGGGGCCGGATGATGCATCTGGCAGCCATTCAGTCGCCCGGTTCGATGGCTGCGGTTCTCGGCATGGACGAAGCCACATTGAAACAAGTCGCAAGCGAAGCCGGTGTTTACATAGCCAATTACAACTCACCCGGCCAGGTCGTTATTTCGGGTGATAAAGACAAGATGGCGGCTGCCAGCGACGCGCTCATTGCCAAAGGCGCTAAGGTAGTCCCGCTCGCCGTGTCCGGCGCTTTCCATACTCCTCTGATGGTCCCGGCTGCCGATGGATTAGCCAAGGTCATTGAACGCCTGCAATTTAAAGACGCCGCGATTCCGATTATCGCTAATACCACCGGTGAACCGATCACCTCTGCCGACGACATCAAGGCCGAACTGTTAAAACAGTTGACCACCAGCGTCTACTGGCAAAAATCGATTGAATTCATGATTCAAGCGGGAATAACCACCTTCATCGAGATAGGCCCGGGTAAAGTTCTTTCGGGTCTTATCCGGCGTATCAACCGCGACGTAAAAACAATCAACATTTCCGAAGCCCAATCGATAAAAAATCTGCAGGCTACCACTTGGACCTGA
- the nusB gene encoding transcription antitermination factor NusB, whose translation MTKRHEARTLALKVLFESDVAHHDPSVVLERQLASSELEAENQVFTRTLVEGTEANKLEADGIIGRLAPSYPVAQLAPIDRNILRLAIYELLHDNTVPVRVAINEAVELAKDFGSDSSAKFINGVLSSVATLVQRH comes from the coding sequence ATGACCAAACGACACGAGGCTCGTACACTGGCACTTAAGGTTCTATTCGAATCCGATGTCGCCCATCATGATCCGTCTGTCGTGCTCGAACGTCAACTGGCTTCGAGTGAGCTTGAAGCGGAGAACCAGGTTTTCACCCGAACCCTTGTTGAGGGTACCGAAGCTAATAAATTAGAGGCGGACGGCATCATCGGTCGGTTGGCGCCATCATACCCCGTTGCGCAGCTCGCCCCAATCGACAGGAACATCCTGCGGCTTGCAATCTACGAGCTTTTACACGATAATACTGTCCCAGTCCGGGTAGCCATAAATGAAGCGGTGGAACTGGCAAAGGACTTTGGCTCAGACAGTTCCGCCAAGTTTATTAACGGCGTGTTGAGTTCAGTGGCGACACTGGTTCAACGCCATTAA
- a CDS encoding stage II sporulation protein M, with protein sequence MNFKRWVLIAAAIFCVGLVIGLLLPDSAADSIEQTFKDIAGSAASAQGLGLFILLLLNNTLAVGASFIFSPIFLILPVVSLLTNGALITVVARLTLQDHSPAFLAAGILPHGIIEIPAYLLAQAAAICFGFNVLNALFAPQRRSEAGLVLRKCLLWLGLAIILLIPAALVEAFITPLLLGLFN encoded by the coding sequence ATGAATTTTAAGCGTTGGGTACTTATTGCCGCCGCGATCTTCTGCGTCGGGTTGGTCATCGGCCTGTTGCTACCAGACAGCGCTGCCGATTCGATCGAGCAGACTTTCAAGGACATTGCCGGCAGCGCCGCCTCCGCCCAGGGGCTCGGTCTATTTATTTTGCTACTTTTGAATAATACGCTGGCGGTCGGTGCCAGCTTTATCTTCAGTCCAATTTTCCTTATTCTGCCTGTTGTTTCACTCCTCACGAACGGCGCCCTGATAACCGTCGTCGCCAGGCTCACCCTCCAGGACCATTCCCCGGCGTTTCTCGCTGCCGGAATACTGCCCCACGGTATCATCGAAATTCCCGCCTACCTGCTGGCTCAGGCGGCGGCGATATGTTTCGGCTTCAACGTGCTAAACGCCCTTTTCGCCCCCCAGCGAAGGTCTGAAGCCGGTCTGGTGCTCAGAAAATGCCTGTTATGGCTTGGGCTGGCGATAATCCTGCTCATACCCGCGGCGCTGGTCGAAGCCTTCATCACGCCGCTGCTCCTGGGGCTGTTCAACTAA
- the proB gene encoding glutamate 5-kinase, giving the protein MTCELCYKRIVVKLGTNLLTGGSGKLDRDVMSGLIAQMANLAKQGGEIVVVSSGAIAAGKEKLGLYKKRKDIPFKQVLASVGQSRLMNVYDGLFAKYNLTVAQALLTKADLNDRSGYLNTRNTLLALIELGVITIVNENDVVAVDEIQEAKFGDNDNLSAMVANLIDADLLLILSDIDGLYTANPKDDPNATLIPVVERVTDEVEALAGGAGSNVGTGGMITKIEAAKLATASGVRVVITSGHAQDVIQRVSIGESLGTHFLPHARPDARHRWLVSGLSARGKIVIDTGAARAVAKCSSLLPAGVKSVDGAFKRGDIVRLLDEDGRQIGYGITNYDSMDVGRIKGAHTDAIASILGHNFGDEVIHRNNLAVC; this is encoded by the coding sequence ATGACATGTGAACTTTGCTACAAACGGATAGTGGTCAAGCTGGGCACCAATCTCCTCACCGGCGGGTCGGGGAAACTTGACCGGGACGTGATGTCCGGACTTATCGCCCAGATGGCAAACCTGGCGAAACAGGGTGGGGAGATCGTTGTTGTCAGTTCGGGAGCCATCGCCGCAGGCAAGGAGAAGCTCGGGCTTTACAAGAAGCGCAAAGACATCCCTTTCAAGCAGGTGCTGGCGTCAGTAGGGCAGAGCCGACTGATGAACGTCTACGACGGCCTGTTTGCCAAATACAACCTGACCGTAGCCCAGGCGCTCTTAACCAAAGCAGACCTGAACGACCGCTCGGGATATCTTAACACTCGAAATACCCTTTTAGCCCTGATCGAACTTGGCGTCATCACCATCGTCAACGAGAACGATGTGGTAGCTGTGGATGAGATCCAGGAAGCCAAGTTCGGCGACAATGACAACCTCTCGGCAATGGTGGCCAATCTCATTGACGCCGATCTGCTGCTCATTCTCTCTGATATCGACGGTCTATATACCGCCAACCCGAAAGACGATCCTAACGCCACACTGATTCCGGTGGTCGAACGGGTTACTGACGAGGTTGAGGCTTTGGCCGGTGGCGCGGGCAGCAACGTGGGTACCGGCGGTATGATCACTAAGATTGAGGCTGCCAAGTTAGCCACAGCGTCGGGAGTCCGAGTGGTTATCACTTCCGGACACGCACAGGATGTTATCCAGCGGGTGTCGATCGGCGAAAGCTTGGGGACCCATTTTCTGCCCCATGCGCGTCCAGACGCGAGGCACCGGTGGCTTGTGTCGGGGTTATCCGCCCGGGGCAAGATCGTTATCGACACCGGGGCGGCTAGGGCGGTGGCTAAATGCTCCAGCCTGCTGCCGGCCGGGGTGAAATCGGTCGACGGCGCATTCAAGCGCGGCGACATTGTTCGCCTGCTTGACGAGGACGGCAGGCAAATCGGCTATGGCATCACCAATTACGATTCCATGGACGTTGGCCGCATAAAAGGCGCTCACACCGATGCTATTGCCTCGATATTGGGGCACAACTTCGGGGATGAGGTCATCCACCGGAACAATTTAGCGGTCTGTTGA
- the purF gene encoding amidophosphoribosyltransferase — protein MTGLITPLTESPREECGVFGIYAPGEEVSRISFFALFALQHRGQESSGIATADGYTIRNYARMGLVSQVFSEPVLNQLTGHMAIGHNRYSTSGSSISCNAQPIIAGEGEFQIALAHNGNITNAAELRRELDELGYIFKSSTDSEVIANLIISAPYIDMIERIRYAMGRLQGAYSITMLTKETLYAFRDPLGVRPLCLGALSTGGSVIASETCALGHIGAELVREVEPGEIIRIDPNGIESYKEDSGKRALCIFEYIYFARPDSIMNDRLLYSARQAMGAELAKEHPVDADIVVGVPDSATAAGAGYALASGIPPAEGLIKNRYMGRTFIEPTQRIRDLGVKLKFNPLQSVLSGKRVVLVDDSIVRGTTTPQVIKLLKRAGAKEVHMRVCAPPIRHPCFFGVDMATRRELIAARMNIPQIKDYIGADSLGYLSVDGLIRAVGAPKNKFCLACFTGEYPVPVQLEMDKLALEGMTGNLKDIHRVLDSEEIPAVSL, from the coding sequence GTGACAGGGCTAATAACCCCACTGACGGAGTCGCCGCGCGAAGAATGCGGCGTTTTCGGTATATACGCCCCCGGTGAAGAAGTCTCCCGAATTTCATTCTTCGCTCTCTTTGCATTACAGCACCGCGGCCAGGAATCTTCAGGCATCGCCACGGCTGACGGCTACACCATTCGCAATTATGCCCGCATGGGGCTGGTGTCCCAGGTCTTTTCCGAACCGGTCCTGAACCAGCTCACCGGCCACATGGCTATCGGCCACAACAGGTATTCGACTTCCGGTTCCAGCATTTCCTGCAATGCCCAGCCGATCATCGCCGGAGAGGGCGAATTCCAGATCGCCCTGGCGCACAACGGCAATATTACTAACGCCGCCGAACTCAGGCGCGAACTCGACGAACTCGGCTACATCTTCAAATCCAGCACCGATTCCGAGGTTATCGCCAATCTCATCATCTCTGCGCCATATATCGACATGATAGAGCGCATCCGCTACGCCATGGGACGGCTGCAGGGCGCCTATTCAATCACCATGCTGACCAAGGAAACGCTCTATGCCTTCAGGGACCCGCTGGGCGTCCGGCCGTTGTGTCTGGGTGCTCTAAGCACCGGAGGTTCGGTCATCGCCTCCGAGACCTGCGCCCTGGGACACATCGGGGCCGAACTAGTCCGAGAGGTCGAACCGGGGGAAATCATCCGCATCGATCCTAACGGCATCGAAAGTTACAAGGAAGACTCCGGCAAGCGGGCTCTATGCATTTTCGAATATATCTATTTTGCGCGCCCTGACAGCATCATGAACGACCGGCTGCTTTATTCAGCCCGGCAGGCTATGGGCGCCGAACTGGCCAAAGAACATCCCGTCGATGCCGATATTGTTGTAGGCGTCCCCGATTCAGCTACCGCCGCGGGTGCCGGCTATGCTTTGGCAAGCGGCATCCCGCCTGCCGAGGGCTTGATCAAGAACCGTTATATGGGACGCACCTTCATCGAGCCAACCCAGCGCATCCGCGACCTGGGGGTCAAACTGAAGTTCAACCCGCTGCAGTCAGTCCTTTCCGGCAAACGGGTGGTCCTGGTAGATGATTCCATCGTCCGCGGCACGACAACACCGCAGGTCATCAAGCTGCTGAAGCGGGCAGGGGCCAAAGAGGTCCACATGCGTGTTTGCGCCCCGCCGATCCGGCACCCCTGCTTCTTCGGCGTGGACATGGCCACTCGCCGGGAACTCATCGCCGCACGCATGAACATACCTCAGATCAAAGATTACATCGGCGCCGATTCACTGGGTTACCTTTCGGTCGACGGCCTGATCCGCGCCGTGGGTGCACCCAAGAACAAATTCTGCCTGGCGTGCTTTACCGGCGAATACCCGGTGCCGGTTCAGCTCGAGATGGACAAGCTGGCGCTAGAAGGTATGACGGGCAACTTGAAAGATATTCACCGAGTACTGGATTCGGAGGAAATACCGGCGGTAAGCCTTTAG